In one window of Oleidesulfovibrio alaskensis DSM 16109 DNA:
- a CDS encoding N-acetylneuraminate synthase family protein gives MSDLFKKEWSYSENKRSVCIVFEAGPTHDGLQTACKLVDVAVEAGADAIKFQTVDAKRLVPDPSTMFTYNALVNKDTGESIEVTESLQEILQRRELSRDEWRELGRYCSDRGILFFSTATTASELELLAEIGADCVKIASGDITYHHFLRLAAQYSWTVQIDTGNATIAEVEEAVDVLERSGCRRIIINHCPSGYPARLESINLRIITTLKQMFPYPVAFSDHTPGATMDIAAVALGADMIEKTITLDRLIRSPEHIMSLEPHEAAGFVQTIRDVETGLGTPRKIKTTQELSVPSVAKRSVIAAADIEPGTTIEQVHLDYARPGDGITANLDRLLLGKRASSFVAKGTKISFSDVS, from the coding sequence ATGTCTGATCTTTTTAAGAAAGAATGGTCTTACTCAGAAAACAAGAGAAGCGTATGCATAGTGTTTGAGGCCGGACCAACGCATGATGGCCTGCAGACTGCTTGCAAATTGGTGGATGTTGCGGTGGAAGCAGGCGCAGATGCGATTAAATTTCAGACAGTGGATGCTAAGCGGCTTGTTCCGGATCCATCTACGATGTTTACTTATAATGCGCTGGTTAATAAAGATACGGGCGAAAGCATCGAAGTTACAGAATCATTACAGGAAATTTTGCAGCGCAGAGAGTTGTCGCGGGATGAGTGGCGCGAACTCGGTCGATATTGTTCTGATAGGGGAATATTGTTTTTTTCCACTGCGACAACGGCTTCCGAGCTGGAATTGTTGGCGGAAATAGGTGCTGATTGTGTTAAAATTGCATCGGGCGATATTACATACCACCATTTTCTCCGCCTTGCGGCGCAGTACTCATGGACTGTTCAGATTGACACGGGTAATGCCACCATTGCCGAAGTTGAAGAGGCTGTGGATGTGCTGGAGCGCTCCGGCTGCCGGAGAATCATAATCAACCATTGCCCGAGCGGGTATCCCGCCCGGCTCGAAAGCATTAATCTGCGCATTATCACGACGCTCAAACAGATGTTTCCGTATCCTGTCGCGTTTTCAGATCATACACCGGGGGCCACCATGGACATCGCCGCTGTTGCTCTGGGGGCTGACATGATTGAAAAAACCATTACGTTGGACCGGCTTATCCGGAGTCCGGAGCATATCATGTCGCTGGAGCCTCACGAAGCTGCGGGCTTTGTGCAGACCATCCGCGATGTTGAGACGGGGCTGGGAACGCCGCGGAAAATAAAAACAACGCAGGAACTCTCGGTTCCGTCCGTTGCAAAGCGTTCAGTTATCGCTGCTGCGGATATTGAGCCCGGGACAACTATCGAGCAGGTGCATCTGGATTATGCCCGCCCGGGTGACGGTATCACTGCCAATCTGGACAGGCTTCTTTTGGGAAAGCGAGCCTCCTCGTTTGTCGCGAAAGGCACAAAAATAAGTTTTTCAGATGTCTCCTGA